A portion of the Dehalococcoidia bacterium genome contains these proteins:
- a CDS encoding DUF2283 domain-containing protein: protein MKVTYDPKTDTLSMILRERTPVAESDEDKPGVILDYDDAGNLISLEILDASSRVSDIRKMEFQMAA, encoded by the coding sequence ATGAAAGTTACCTATGATCCCAAAACCGACACACTGAGCATGATTCTCAGAGAGAGAACGCCGGTTGCCGAAAGCGACGAAGACAAGCCCGGCGTCATTCTCGACTATGATGATGCCGGAAACCTGATATCGCTCGAAATCCTTGATGCTTCGTCCAGGGTGAGCGATATTCGCAAGATGGAATTCCAGATGGCGGCATAG